In Phacochoerus africanus isolate WHEZ1 chromosome 1, ROS_Pafr_v1, whole genome shotgun sequence, the following are encoded in one genomic region:
- the PAIP1 gene encoding polyadenylate-binding protein-interacting protein 1 isoform X3 → MAKPQVVVAPVLMSKLSVNAPEFYPSSYSSNYTESYEDGCEDYPTLSEYVQDFLNHLTEQPGSFETEIEQFAETLNGWVTTDDALQELVELIYQQATSIPNFSYMGSRLCNYLSHHLTISPQSGNFRQLLLQRCRTEYEVKDQAAKGDEVTRKRFHAFVLFLGELYLNLEIKGTNGQVTRADILQVGLRELLNALFSNPMDDNLICAVKLLKLTGSVLEDAWKEKGKTDMEEIIQRIENVVLDANCSRDVKQMLLKLVELRSSNWGRVHATSTYREATPENDPNYFMNEPTFYTSDGVPFTAADPDYQEKYQELLEREDFFPDYEENGTDLSGAGDPYLDDIDDEMDPEIEEAYEKFCLESERKRKQ, encoded by the exons GAATCCTATGAGGATGGTTGTGAGGATTATCCCACTCTATCAGAATATGTTCAGGATTTTTTGAATCATCTTACAGAGCAGCCTGGCAGTTTTGAAACTGAAATTGAACAGTTTGCAGAGACCCTAAATGGCTGGGTTACAACAGATGATGCTTTGCAAGAACTTGTGGAACTCATCTACCAACAG gctACATCTATCCCAAATTTCTCTTACATGGGATCTCGTCTCTGTAATTACCTGTCCCATCATCTGACAATTAGTCCACAGAGTGGCAACTTCCGCCAATTGCTACTTCAAAG ATGTCGGACTGAATATGAAGTTAAAGATCAAGCTGCAAAAGGGGATGAAGTGACTCGAAAACGATTCCATGCATTTGTACTCTTTCTAGGAGAACTTTATCTTAACCTGGAG ATCAAAGGAACAAATGGTCAGGTTACAAGAGCAGACATTCTTCAGGTTGGTCTTCGGGAGTTGCTGAATGCCCTTTTTTCTAATCCTATGGATGACAATTTAATTTGTGCGGTAAAATTACTGAAG TTGACAGGGTCAGTTTTAGAAGATGcgtggaaggagaaaggaaaaactgataTGGAAGAGATTATTCAAAGAATTGAGAATGTTGTCCTAGATGCAAATTGTAGCAG AGATGTAAAACAAATGCTCTTGAAGCTTGTTGAACTCCGATCAAGTAACTGGGGTAGAGTTCATGCAACCTCAACATACAGAGAAGCGACACCTGAAAATGACCCTAATTATTTTATG AATGAACCAACATTCTATACGTCTGATGGTGTTCCTTTCACTGCAGCTGATCCAG attaccAAGAGAAATATCAAGAGTTACTTGAAAGAGAAGACTTTTTTCCAGATtatgaagaaaatggaacagaTTTATCAGGGGCTGGTGATCC ATACTTGGATGATATTGATGATGAGATGGACCCAGAGATAGAAGAAGCTTATGAAAAGTTTTGTTTGGAATCAGAGCGTAAGCgaaaacagtaa